In Methanothermobacter sp. K4, one genomic interval encodes:
- a CDS encoding GerW family sporulation protein — protein sequence MKIEEPIKTTVEELRKLLDVKNLVGEAIETEDKVLIPLMKMGVGFGAGMGEGTSSESEGGSGSGAGAAAGAEPVAMIVLLKGVEGPEGVRVIDLRSGSTGRIIQELGSTVTDIIREISDKGEPETESEE from the coding sequence ATGAAAATTGAGGAACCAATTAAAACAACAGTTGAGGAGCTTCGCAAGCTCCTGGACGTGAAGAACCTTGTGGGTGAGGCCATCGAGACAGAGGATAAGGTGCTGATACCACTCATGAAGATGGGTGTCGGCTTCGGCGCAGGCATGGGTGAAGGAACATCCTCAGAGTCTGAGGGAGGCTCTGGAAGCGGTGCAGGTGCAGCTGCTGGAGCTGAACCAGTGGCCATGATAGTCCTCCTTAAGGGTGTTGAGGGCCCGGAGGGTGTGAGGGTGATTGACCTCAGATCAGGAAGCACCGGGAGGATCATACAGGAACTTGGATCAACCGTTACAGATATAATAAGGGAGATTTCAGATAAAGGGGAACCTGAAACTGAGAGCGAAGAATGA
- a CDS encoding sensor histidine kinase — protein sequence MLESILSLNPYPSVADIFYLLYYPLFAAGIFTIPARRYSDLKSVIDLLIILVASASAVWVFLLKPTVLAGGNLTEVLVSVLYVLGDLLIVFMIMDLIINKLGHFRSRTLYIFLASISLLLTADISFTYQTITGIYAEGHFQDLLWAFSYIILLVAVNEFFREDWSKPIYLSKKISVVTYIPYTFMILFYTLTAYSLIESGVKNSLELLLSLGVILILFTLRQHLSMRENIILLDEVESERRRAENYLEVAGSLIMVLDAKNRVKLINRRGLEILEYERGDVEGKNWFLNFVPPEDRKWREELYNSKIRAGENGYRLTGHIITCNGKRKTAAWQVRFLREDGEFTGSIISGEDITEVQRTRKALEMSERRYREIFELAPSPIISLEEDLTIRDCNNRAESVLGYPKGDLEGRNLRELIHPEDSDEEVEGTRRLMRSNGEIIYASLKLTRVGDELILIVEDQTDVIRSLREKELLLREIHHRVKNNLQIISSLLSIQERRLESDELSRVLRESRDRIRSIALVHEHLYRSTDLTTIRIRDYLMNLISKISQGQLVKGSVRISADIEDLEFNLETSLPVGLIVSELVTNSLEHSGAENIGVKLRGLNGCFELVVSDDGRGVESPEVLEGSGNMGWYLVRALADQLDADINIETRKGLTVTLKFRELGYTERY from the coding sequence ATGCTTGAAAGCATACTCTCACTGAACCCCTACCCCTCAGTGGCCGATATATTCTACCTCCTCTACTATCCACTATTTGCAGCCGGCATATTCACAATTCCCGCCAGAAGATACTCTGATCTGAAGTCAGTCATCGACCTGCTCATAATCCTCGTGGCATCTGCATCTGCAGTCTGGGTCTTCCTTCTGAAACCAACTGTACTCGCCGGTGGAAATTTAACAGAAGTACTTGTATCGGTACTCTACGTACTGGGGGACCTCCTTATAGTCTTCATGATAATGGACCTAATAATAAACAAGCTGGGGCACTTCAGGTCAAGAACCCTATACATCTTCCTTGCAAGCATATCCCTGCTCCTCACAGCAGACATCTCATTCACCTATCAGACCATAACCGGAATCTATGCTGAGGGTCACTTCCAGGACCTCCTCTGGGCATTCAGTTACATCATCCTCCTAGTTGCAGTGAACGAATTCTTCAGGGAGGACTGGTCAAAGCCCATATACCTCAGCAAGAAGATTTCAGTTGTTACATATATACCGTATACATTCATGATCCTCTTCTATACTTTAACAGCCTACAGCCTTATTGAGAGTGGTGTTAAAAATTCACTTGAACTCCTATTATCCCTTGGAGTTATACTAATCCTGTTTACATTGAGACAGCACCTCTCCATGAGGGAGAACATCATCCTTCTAGATGAGGTTGAAAGTGAAAGGAGACGGGCTGAAAATTATCTTGAGGTGGCAGGCTCCCTCATAATGGTACTGGATGCAAAGAACCGCGTGAAACTCATAAACAGGAGGGGCCTTGAAATCCTTGAATATGAACGTGGAGACGTTGAGGGTAAAAACTGGTTCCTCAATTTTGTACCACCAGAGGATCGTAAGTGGCGCGAGGAACTCTACAACAGCAAGATCAGAGCCGGTGAGAATGGTTACCGTCTGACAGGACATATAATAACCTGTAATGGTAAAAGAAAGACCGCGGCATGGCAGGTCAGGTTCCTCAGGGAGGACGGTGAGTTCACCGGCAGCATAATCTCAGGTGAGGATATAACAGAGGTTCAGAGGACCAGGAAGGCCCTTGAGATGAGTGAGAGGAGATACAGGGAGATATTCGAACTGGCTCCAAGCCCAATAATCTCACTGGAAGAGGACCTCACCATAAGGGACTGCAACAACCGGGCGGAATCCGTTCTGGGCTACCCGAAGGGGGATCTTGAGGGAAGAAACCTCAGGGAACTCATACACCCTGAGGATTCAGATGAAGAGGTTGAGGGAACCAGGCGCCTAATGAGATCCAACGGTGAAATTATATATGCCAGCCTCAAACTTACGCGTGTTGGAGATGAACTGATTCTCATAGTGGAGGATCAGACAGATGTAATCCGCTCCCTCAGGGAGAAGGAGCTGCTACTCCGGGAGATACACCACAGGGTCAAGAACAACCTCCAGATAATCTCAAGCCTCCTCAGCATACAGGAGCGTAGGCTTGAATCAGATGAACTCTCAAGGGTCCTCAGGGAGAGCCGTGACCGTATAAGGTCCATTGCCCTTGTCCACGAGCACCTCTACCGCTCAACAGACCTCACAACCATAAGGATAAGGGACTACCTCATGAACCTCATATCAAAGATAAGCCAGGGGCAGTTGGTGAAGGGTTCCGTCAGGATCAGTGCAGATATAGAGGACCTTGAATTCAACCTTGAGACAAGCCTCCCGGTTGGCCTCATAGTCAGTGAACTCGTCACCAATTCACTGGAACACTCAGGTGCAGAGAACATAGGGGTGAAATTAAGGGGCCTCAATGGGTGCTTTGAACTCGTGGTCTCAGATGATGGAAGGGGAGTTGAGTCACCAGAGGTGCTTGAGGGATCCGGTAACATGGGATGGTACCTTGTAAGGGCCCTCGCAGATCAGCTTGACGCCGACATCAACATCGAAACCAGGAAGGGCCTGACCGTCACCCTGAAGTTCAGGGAACTCGGATACACAGAAAGATACTGA
- the galU gene encoding UTP--glucose-1-phosphate uridylyltransferase GalU, which produces MKAVIPAAGLGTRFLPATKAQPKEMLPVFDKPTIQYVVEEAVASGIDDILIITGKGKRSIEDHFDRSFELEYFLRKNNKKEYLDEVEAISDLADIYFVRQKEQKGLGDAIYCARKHIDGEDAFAVLLGDTITSSDVPCTRQLMDIYERYGASAIAVEEVPRDKVERYGIIDGKEVSEGIYSIADMVEKPPISEAPSNLAIMGRYVLESEIFDHIENVPPGFGGEIQLTDAMRELKTVYGCLFRGKTYDIGNRVDWLKTSLEFAMRDDEIRSELVDYLRDLISGY; this is translated from the coding sequence ATGAAGGCAGTTATACCAGCAGCTGGTCTTGGGACCCGTTTTCTTCCTGCAACCAAGGCACAGCCCAAGGAGATGTTACCTGTATTTGATAAACCAACAATCCAGTATGTTGTGGAGGAAGCTGTGGCTTCAGGCATAGACGATATCCTCATAATAACAGGTAAGGGTAAGAGGTCAATCGAGGACCACTTTGACAGGTCCTTTGAACTTGAATACTTCCTCAGGAAGAACAACAAAAAGGAGTACCTTGACGAGGTTGAGGCCATCTCGGACCTTGCAGATATATACTTTGTGAGGCAGAAGGAGCAGAAGGGGCTCGGGGATGCAATATACTGTGCAAGAAAACACATAGATGGTGAGGACGCCTTCGCTGTCCTCCTTGGTGATACAATAACATCATCTGATGTTCCCTGCACCCGTCAGCTCATGGACATATATGAAAGGTACGGTGCCTCCGCCATTGCCGTTGAGGAGGTCCCAAGGGATAAGGTTGAAAGGTATGGTATCATTGATGGAAAGGAGGTCAGTGAGGGCATCTACAGCATAGCTGACATGGTCGAAAAACCCCCCATCAGTGAGGCTCCATCGAATCTTGCCATAATGGGAAGGTATGTCCTTGAGAGTGAAATATTTGATCACATAGAGAATGTTCCCCCTGGATTTGGGGGTGAGATTCAGCTGACCGATGCCATGAGGGAACTTAAAACAGTTTATGGCTGTCTCTTCAGGGGAAAAACCTATGATATAGGTAACAGGGTGGACTGGCTTAAAACGTCCCTTGAATTTGCCATGAGGGATGATGAGATAAGGTCAGAACTGGTTGATTACCTGAGGGACCTCATTTCAGGGTACTAA
- a CDS encoding DUF2953 domain-containing protein, which translates to MKILLIIISFSLAAILLALVSKYTVILRVVRDGGRTDFRIGVNLWRFRILTRSFNGGGKEVDVDALKPAAIKKIFRRAWRAKRYLMDLLRTIISSITIRRLGIRVSVGTGDASDTAIITGYLWTLSALTSSLRNIEINAVPDFLSRDINGKIELELTIRPLKPVLVFTMLLLRKPFRDLVMGFREF; encoded by the coding sequence ATGAAGATTCTCCTCATAATTATCTCATTTTCACTTGCAGCCATTTTACTGGCCCTTGTATCGAAGTATACGGTTATCCTGAGGGTTGTCAGGGATGGAGGGAGAACTGACTTCAGAATAGGTGTAAATCTCTGGAGGTTTAGAATTTTAACCAGGAGCTTTAATGGGGGAGGTAAGGAGGTGGATGTGGATGCATTGAAGCCCGCAGCCATAAAAAAGATTTTCAGAAGGGCCTGGAGGGCAAAGAGGTACCTAATGGACCTATTAAGGACCATAATATCCTCCATAACCATAAGGAGGCTCGGGATAAGAGTTTCGGTGGGCACCGGTGATGCATCTGACACAGCAATCATTACAGGTTACCTCTGGACCCTTTCAGCACTGACCTCCTCCTTGAGGAACATTGAAATAAATGCGGTCCCTGATTTCCTCAGCAGGGATATAAATGGAAAAATCGAACTTGAATTGACCATCAGGCCCCTGAAACCTGTCCTGGTGTTTACCATGCTTCTCCTTAGAAAACCATTCAGGGATCTTGTTATGGGATTCAGGGAATTTTAA
- a CDS encoding methylated-DNA--[protein]-cysteine S-methyltransferase has translation MYILSHPLAYVAVFCGDGRVQRVLFAPEMDNLQGNASGQGCEFMGELTGSIWRFLDGEDVHFDLSVLDWGVCTEYQRRVLLLVSDIPRGSTLSYAEVAESAGGSPRSASRALAGNPFPLIIPCHRVIRSDGSPGGYQGGADLKRRLLEMEGVRLN, from the coding sequence ATGTATATTCTGAGTCATCCACTTGCATATGTCGCTGTCTTCTGTGGGGATGGCAGGGTTCAGCGTGTCTTATTTGCCCCTGAAATGGATAATCTTCAGGGTAACGCCAGCGGCCAGGGATGTGAATTCATGGGGGAACTCACAGGTTCCATATGGAGGTTCCTTGATGGTGAGGACGTCCACTTTGACCTCTCGGTACTTGACTGGGGGGTATGCACGGAGTACCAGAGGAGGGTCCTCCTTCTGGTATCTGACATTCCCAGGGGCTCCACACTCTCTTACGCTGAGGTTGCAGAGTCTGCAGGTGGAAGTCCAAGGAGCGCGTCCAGGGCACTGGCAGGGAATCCATTTCCACTCATCATTCCATGTCACCGTGTTATAAGAAGTGATGGAAGCCCTGGCGGTTACCAGGGGGGTGCTGATCTTAAGAGGCGACTCCTTGAGATGGAGGGTGTCCGGCTCAATTGA
- a CDS encoding EamA family transporter, producing the protein MNYLVFALLAALMFGLAPIFSKIGLEGVNPGIALTIRSSVITMVMLVWVMFSGGLDALSDVGPRGWFFLALDGISAALLGQLFYYYALKSGEASIVVPVVAAFPIFTLILAVFLLGERVTAAKAIGLLMVVGGVVLVRM; encoded by the coding sequence TTGAATTACCTGGTATTTGCGCTCCTTGCAGCGTTGATGTTTGGTCTGGCCCCAATTTTCAGCAAGATAGGACTTGAGGGCGTTAACCCCGGGATTGCGCTCACAATAAGAAGTTCCGTCATAACAATGGTCATGCTCGTATGGGTCATGTTCAGCGGGGGCTTGGATGCTCTCTCAGATGTGGGTCCAAGGGGATGGTTCTTCCTGGCACTTGATGGTATATCAGCAGCCCTCCTGGGGCAGCTCTTTTATTACTATGCACTCAAATCAGGGGAGGCCTCAATAGTTGTACCCGTGGTTGCCGCCTTCCCCATATTCACCCTCATACTTGCGGTGTTTCTCCTGGGTGAGAGGGTAACGGCGGCAAAGGCCATCGGTTTGCTCATGGTGGTTGGGGGTGTGGTGCTTGTCCGTATGTGA
- a CDS encoding zinc ribbon domain-containing protein: protein MPGRKSRPHLKQEKLDRIRANMKTICGNCGAENPKDSKFCSGCGRHLKRKICLQCGTGNANDAVYCRRCGMKLEGGIPEGYDTPHGNKEGLTLPQFIVILLFSPIAGLIGFLVWYGEKPEKARQSLTIALVMFLFFMIIFLF from the coding sequence ATGCCCGGAAGAAAGTCCAGGCCACATCTCAAACAGGAGAAACTGGATAGAATAAGGGCAAACATGAAAACCATATGTGGAAACTGTGGGGCAGAGAACCCAAAGGACAGTAAGTTCTGTTCAGGGTGCGGAAGACACCTCAAGAGGAAAATCTGCCTCCAATGCGGTACCGGAAATGCCAATGACGCAGTTTACTGCAGAAGATGCGGTATGAAACTTGAGGGTGGCATTCCAGAAGGTTACGACACCCCCCACGGGAACAAGGAGGGCCTCACACTCCCCCAATTTATAGTCATACTCCTATTCTCACCCATAGCAGGTTTAATAGGATTCCTTGTATGGTACGGTGAAAAGCCAGAGAAGGCGAGGCAATCCCTTACCATAGCCCTCGTGATGTTCCTCTTTTTCATGATCATATTCCTGTTCTAA
- a CDS encoding GyrI-like domain-containing protein, whose protein sequence is MEITEKMVEGVRVAYRECTGSYDRIPMYIAEVAEWVIGSGLQMMGRVYGTYYNSPEDVSEDELVYEIGVSIAGEAKPSGKIKIKDIPAHRVLATLHEGPYTEVGPAIHVLVDYATENGYEIAGPITEVYLNSPLEVDESELLTEVHLPVRKPD, encoded by the coding sequence ATGGAGATAACTGAAAAGATGGTTGAGGGGGTTCGGGTTGCCTACAGGGAGTGCACTGGTAGCTATGACCGTATACCCATGTACATAGCTGAGGTTGCAGAGTGGGTCATAGGGAGTGGATTGCAGATGATGGGACGTGTATACGGGACCTACTATAACAGTCCAGAGGATGTCAGTGAGGATGAACTCGTCTATGAGATAGGGGTCTCCATTGCAGGTGAGGCGAAGCCCTCTGGAAAAATTAAGATAAAGGATATACCTGCTCACAGGGTCCTTGCAACGCTTCATGAGGGACCATACACTGAGGTTGGACCTGCAATCCATGTTCTCGTCGATTATGCCACTGAAAATGGCTATGAAATTGCAGGTCCCATAACAGAGGTCTACCTCAACAGTCCACTGGAGGTGGATGAATCAGAACTTCTCACGGAGGTTCACCTCCCCGTCAGAAAACCAGATTAA
- a CDS encoding sulfurtransferase has translation MEPYGGGDGRIRWVTPAWLMENLEDVAVIDCQPNIHDYILEHIPGAAYLNEGLFREPHGIAPAMYIPEDAAESIFRQAGVENRPTVVYTGTGGVKGWGDGLEQTMVAYSLARFGHEEVLVLNGGLAEWKNTGGEVTKVFPEVKESDFAVKEQEDFYIEYPEFKKIKDDDDVLVLDARPPEVYEGQGPWIKPGHIPGAVNFPWASLMDDENKTLLKPEDEIRELVESVGATPDKKIICSCGTGREATNEFLLFKWYLGYPDVRIYEGSFTEWTQIEDNPTVTGPNPY, from the coding sequence ATGGAACCATATGGTGGGGGAGATGGCCGCATAAGGTGGGTGACACCCGCATGGCTAATGGAAAACCTGGAGGATGTTGCAGTAATCGACTGCCAGCCCAACATCCACGACTACATACTTGAGCACATACCAGGGGCAGCGTACCTCAATGAGGGCCTCTTCAGGGAGCCCCATGGTATCGCACCCGCAATGTACATCCCAGAAGACGCCGCAGAATCGATATTCAGACAGGCCGGTGTTGAAAACAGGCCGACCGTCGTATACACAGGCACCGGTGGAGTTAAGGGATGGGGTGACGGGCTTGAACAGACCATGGTGGCCTACAGCCTTGCAAGGTTCGGACATGAAGAGGTCCTCGTACTGAACGGGGGACTTGCAGAGTGGAAGAACACCGGGGGAGAGGTGACAAAGGTCTTCCCGGAGGTCAAGGAATCAGATTTTGCTGTTAAAGAGCAGGAGGACTTCTACATAGAGTACCCTGAATTCAAGAAGATAAAGGATGATGATGATGTCCTGGTACTTGACGCAAGACCCCCTGAGGTCTATGAGGGTCAGGGGCCCTGGATAAAACCCGGCCACATCCCGGGTGCGGTTAACTTTCCATGGGCAAGCCTCATGGACGATGAAAACAAGACACTCCTGAAACCAGAGGACGAGATAAGGGAACTGGTGGAGTCTGTGGGGGCAACACCAGACAAGAAAATCATCTGCAGCTGTGGAACCGGAAGGGAGGCCACCAACGAGTTCCTCCTGTTCAAGTGGTACCTCGGGTACCCTGATGTGAGGATATATGAGGGCTCATTCACCGAATGGACCCAGATAGAGGACAACCCAACTGTAACAGGCCCGAACCCGTACTGA
- the galE gene encoding UDP-glucose 4-epimerase GalE, with product MILIVGGAGYIGSHVNKFLSERGYETLILDNLTKGHRESVKWGEFIEGDLGDRIILERIFTRYDIEAVMHFAAFTDVGESVQKPGDYYRNNVTNTMNLLDSMLENGVSRFIFSSTCAVYGNPSSIPITEEHPLNPISPYGRSKLMVEEILRDYSDAYGLSYVSLRYFNAAGADPDGEIGELHEPETHLIPIVLDAAMGLRDSVRIFGTDYPTPDGTCIRDYIHVMDLADAHWRALEYLEGERSGVFNLGNGNGFSVREVIETCREVTGASIRVVEDERRPGDPPELVGSSKMAREILGWKPAFTELEEIIKTAWNWHRTARK from the coding sequence ATGATACTCATAGTCGGCGGAGCAGGTTATATCGGTTCACATGTCAATAAATTCCTCTCAGAGAGGGGATATGAAACCCTCATCCTGGATAACCTCACAAAGGGGCACAGGGAATCTGTAAAGTGGGGTGAATTTATTGAGGGTGACCTCGGTGACAGGATCATTCTTGAGAGGATCTTCACCAGATACGATATTGAGGCAGTTATGCACTTTGCGGCTTTCACAGATGTGGGTGAATCAGTGCAGAAACCAGGAGACTACTACAGGAACAACGTGACGAACACCATGAACCTCCTTGACTCCATGCTGGAGAATGGGGTCAGCAGGTTCATATTCTCATCAACATGTGCCGTCTACGGCAACCCATCCAGTATCCCGATAACCGAGGAACACCCCCTCAACCCAATAAGTCCCTACGGGAGGTCCAAACTCATGGTTGAGGAGATACTGAGGGACTACAGTGACGCATATGGCCTCAGCTATGTATCGCTCCGCTACTTCAACGCAGCAGGGGCTGACCCTGATGGGGAGATCGGGGAACTACACGAGCCTGAAACCCACCTCATACCCATAGTACTGGACGCCGCAATGGGCCTGAGGGACTCTGTAAGGATCTTCGGTACAGACTACCCCACACCCGACGGGACATGCATAAGGGACTACATACACGTCATGGACCTTGCAGATGCCCACTGGAGGGCCCTTGAATACCTTGAAGGTGAAAGAAGTGGAGTGTTCAACCTTGGAAACGGGAACGGGTTCTCTGTGAGGGAAGTCATAGAAACCTGCAGAGAGGTTACAGGTGCCAGTATCAGGGTTGTGGAGGATGAAAGAAGACCCGGAGACCCACCAGAACTTGTTGGAAGTTCAAAAATGGCACGTGAAATCCTTGGGTGGAAGCCTGCTTTCACTGAACTGGAGGAGATCATCAAAACAGCATGGAACTGGCATAGAACCGCAAGAAAATGA
- a CDS encoding type II CAAX prenyl endopeptidase Rce1 family protein: MERRRILRPEDYIDRIRYLNLRAEEYAEAGDVKRTADTLFKMGREYHKLQKTDLALESYRNALELYREEHDPREADVSFCMGKIYEGKGKLKRAGWFYNLAASGFRRINDLKSESEAVLHSARILERLGKHDEAIDAYKRYNEICLRNQEKVKVLVAYAKMKELEDQLSDEFLRYNTSVLFLYLSILVIAEYTTTFISMKLGLVIHTALLFALFIHSSLSKKKMKVLLAAMMMLPLIRIVGLSMPLLVIRHLYWYIIIAFPLFAASAALMKTQNLTRDDAGLNLRKLRWQVAVALTGFPMGYIEYQILRPEALIPHLSLQNFIMGFTVMLIGTGLAEELLFRGIVQRNAEDVMGKVPGLLYASLLFTALHVGWKSGYDLIFVFSVALVYGFVFQRTRSIAGITVSHGISNSILFLVMPFL; this comes from the coding sequence TTGGAGAGGCGGAGGATTCTCAGACCGGAGGATTACATTGACAGGATCAGGTACCTGAATCTAAGGGCTGAGGAGTATGCAGAGGCAGGGGACGTGAAAAGAACTGCTGATACGCTCTTCAAAATGGGGAGGGAGTACCATAAACTTCAGAAAACCGATCTTGCCCTCGAGAGTTACAGGAACGCCCTTGAACTGTACAGGGAGGAGCACGACCCACGCGAGGCCGATGTATCATTCTGTATGGGTAAGATTTATGAGGGGAAGGGGAAGCTGAAGCGGGCAGGATGGTTCTACAACCTTGCAGCGTCAGGTTTCAGAAGGATCAACGATCTCAAAAGTGAATCAGAGGCTGTTCTACACAGTGCAAGGATTCTTGAAAGGCTCGGGAAGCATGATGAGGCCATTGATGCATACAAACGTTATAATGAAATCTGCCTAAGGAACCAGGAGAAAGTCAAGGTGCTTGTTGCCTATGCAAAGATGAAGGAGCTGGAGGACCAGCTCAGCGATGAGTTCCTGAGGTACAACACCTCTGTCCTCTTCCTTTACCTCTCCATCCTTGTTATTGCAGAGTACACGACAACCTTTATAAGCATGAAACTGGGGCTTGTGATTCACACAGCACTTCTCTTTGCCCTTTTTATCCACTCATCCCTCTCAAAGAAAAAGATGAAGGTCCTCCTTGCCGCAATGATGATGCTTCCCCTAATAAGGATCGTGGGACTTTCAATGCCCCTCTTGGTTATCAGGCACCTTTACTGGTACATAATAATAGCATTTCCACTCTTTGCAGCATCAGCAGCCCTCATGAAAACCCAGAACCTCACAAGGGATGATGCAGGGCTGAACCTAAGGAAGTTACGGTGGCAGGTTGCAGTTGCACTTACAGGTTTTCCAATGGGATACATTGAATACCAGATACTGAGACCAGAGGCCCTCATACCCCATCTCTCTCTTCAGAATTTTATCATGGGGTTTACTGTTATGCTCATAGGAACAGGACTTGCTGAGGAACTCCTCTTCAGGGGTATTGTTCAGAGAAACGCTGAGGATGTTATGGGGAAGGTTCCAGGACTCCTCTATGCATCACTACTATTTACAGCACTTCACGTGGGCTGGAAATCCGGTTACGACCTTATATTTGTGTTCAGTGTCGCATTGGTCTATGGATTTGTATTCCAGAGAACAAGGAGTATTGCGGGTATAACTGTATCCCACGGGATATCAAATTCCATACTCTTCCTTGTAATGCCGTTTCTATAA
- a CDS encoding magnesium transporter, which translates to MKIHITDRVPSATPDKHTTDILRDIMENVYEYDSIDYIYILDDGKLMGVVSMRELLSTDGKLGDLMRRDIIASTPEDDPFDIPYLALSHGIKAIPVVDQEGRFRGAVTHDEIIRILKMEADRDILHFGGVFHRVIDQDPGALNMVKSRVPWLVVGVIGGTITAALIGSFEDLLSEFIALASFIPIMVYMSDAVGTQSEALIIRKIAVDPSMRPLIYIRREVMVAAGIGALSSAFAGLMAGLTRMNPSLGLIIFISMFFSVLAAVLISTASPLVFRKLGFDPAVATGPLATILSDFTTTLIYLSVASSLL; encoded by the coding sequence ATGAAAATTCACATAACAGATAGGGTCCCATCAGCCACCCCTGATAAGCACACCACCGATATCCTCAGAGATATAATGGAAAATGTTTATGAATATGACAGCATAGACTACATCTACATCCTTGATGATGGTAAACTCATGGGTGTCGTCTCCATGAGGGAACTCCTATCCACCGATGGAAAACTCGGTGACCTCATGCGGAGGGACATAATAGCCTCAACCCCTGAAGATGACCCCTTTGATATACCCTACCTGGCACTTTCACATGGAATTAAGGCCATCCCCGTGGTTGACCAGGAGGGCAGATTCAGGGGTGCGGTGACCCATGATGAGATCATAAGGATACTGAAGATGGAGGCCGACCGGGACATCCTCCACTTCGGGGGGGTATTCCACAGGGTCATCGACCAGGACCCCGGGGCACTGAACATGGTGAAGTCCAGGGTCCCCTGGCTCGTTGTGGGGGTCATAGGCGGTACCATCACAGCAGCACTCATAGGAAGCTTTGAGGACCTCCTATCAGAGTTCATAGCACTTGCATCATTCATACCCATAATGGTTTACATGAGCGACGCTGTTGGAACCCAGTCAGAGGCCCTTATAATACGTAAGATCGCTGTGGACCCATCAATGAGACCCCTCATCTATATTAGAAGGGAGGTTATGGTTGCAGCCGGGATAGGGGCCCTTTCCTCTGCCTTTGCCGGTTTGATGGCGGGTCTTACAAGGATGAACCCTTCGCTGGGTTTGATCATCTTCATATCCATGTTCTTCAGTGTCCTTGCAGCTGTATTAATATCCACCGCATCCCCCCTTGTATTCCGCAAGCTCGGCTTCGACCCGGCGGTTGCAACCGGACCCCTTGCAACCATACTCAGTGACTTCACAACGACACTGATATATCTAAGTGTTGCATCATCACTTCTGTAA
- a CDS encoding type II CAAX endopeptidase family protein yields the protein MKSERISDFLMVTFLFSWILWIPVAMISNGFTFPEPIQSFLRSPYNPAAFGPTLAALILTYRYGGRGELVALLRKGIKRDFPRIWWAIILLLFPVITALSLYLGVLWGDPQPFLYWTSNPLVVLIAFLYILFLGGPLQEEFGWRGYALPRLQERHSAIYAAMIVGIIWGLWHIPLFFIQGSIQSQVPFWSFMILIVSASVIYTWVYNSTESILAVMIIHTTGNLSYFLFPVQSTIAGGVFLMILNVSAALAVLIFAGSELKTDFS from the coding sequence TTGAAGAGTGAGCGCATATCAGACTTTTTAATGGTGACTTTCCTGTTTTCATGGATACTCTGGATACCAGTTGCAATGATCTCAAATGGCTTCACATTCCCTGAACCCATTCAGTCCTTTCTTAGAAGCCCCTACAACCCTGCAGCATTCGGACCAACCCTCGCTGCTCTTATACTTACCTACAGGTATGGGGGAAGAGGCGAACTCGTCGCACTCCTGAGGAAGGGAATTAAACGTGATTTCCCGAGGATCTGGTGGGCCATAATCCTCCTCCTGTTCCCGGTTATCACGGCCCTTTCACTTTACCTGGGTGTCCTCTGGGGTGATCCACAGCCGTTCCTCTACTGGACCTCTAACCCCCTGGTTGTTCTCATTGCATTCCTTTACATCCTCTTCCTTGGAGGTCCCCTGCAGGAGGAATTCGGGTGGAGGGGGTATGCCCTTCCACGGCTCCAGGAGAGGCACTCTGCCATCTACGCAGCCATGATAGTGGGGATCATCTGGGGACTCTGGCACATACCCCTCTTCTTTATACAGGGCAGTATACAGTCACAGGTACCCTTCTGGAGCTTCATGATCCTCATAGTATCTGCCTCTGTGATATACACCTGGGTCTACAACTCAACAGAGAGCATACTGGCTGTCATGATAATCCACACAACAGGTAACCTCTCCTACTTCCTCTTCCCTGTCCAGTCAACCATCGCCGGGGGAGTGTTCCTCATGATACTCAATGTATCTGCAGCCCTGGCGGTTCTCATCTTTGCAGGATCAGAGCTTAAAACAGACTTCAGCTAA